CGGACATAAATAGCGCGGACACTTTCTATATCTAGCGTTAAAAATGTGTTTCCTGTTTTTATAAAAAATAATGGAAAGTGTTGTTCTAAAGTAATAGTGGCTCCTGGTATTACCCCTATTGATATCAGTTTTTTTAAGATGGTTTCGTCTTTACTTTTACAGAAGGTGACGATTCCTCGCTCTCCTGTTCTCAATAATTCTAATGAACAGCCAGATACATTAAAGGGAGTAAACATTTTAATTCTAAATTAGGAATTATGAAGGGAAGAATGAAGCATATTTTCATCCTTCATCCTTCATATTTTATTTGGTTGTCAAAGGTAGCAACCCAGGTAATATTTTAGACAAGATATGCTTCTTGATGAGTCTTAATTGTGCAATTAGAACGAGGATAAGTTACACAAAGTAGAGCGTATCCTTTAGAAACCTGATCGTCATCCAGGAAGTTTTGATCTTCTTGATTAACTTCA
This Nostoc sp. KVJ3 DNA region includes the following protein-coding sequences:
- a CDS encoding FeoA family protein, producing the protein MFTPFNVSGCSLELLRTGERGIVTFCKSKDETILKKLISIGVIPGATITLEQHFPLFFIKTGNTFLTLDIESVRAIYVRIVDN